The region CACCCAAGTTTTTGGGCCCGTTGGATATAAACCTGAGTGACACAAGATGGATTGTTGGCATGTTTGTGAAAGATGTTCATGCTTTATGATAATCAACCCACATTCCACAGTTTGCCCTATCCCATAATCAAATCCATGCTTTTATTTCCATATCCAAACACGACAAAATTCTTATATTTTTGAACCACATGCCCAGATTTGAATCTGATTTGACCACCTTTTTTGTTTTGACGAGACGTTCAAGATAAGCCCAATATGGGATATGTGTTAAAAACATGAAAACATCGACAAAACATTTACGAAAATTGCAATAGCATTTCATTAAATTTACTAAAATATGCCCATCGTATTAAGTTCATGTTTAAGAAACGAACCCAGGAGTGCGGAAATAGGACTACCTTGCAAACATGCGAGCAACCCATCTTTCAGCTTGATCCTCTCCCTCTTGTTCACAACCAATGTATCAACTAGAAGGGGCGCTACCGGTGCATAAATTGGACCGGTGCATGGAATATGTTCTCTATGCCTAGTTCGCATATGATTCATTTAGTGTTTACCGAGCTTTTTGTCCCCATTTTTAGCTAATCACATGTTTAGTGTACATTATTGTTTGATAAGAACGTGCCTACTACTTTCAGTTGCATCTTTGAAAAAACTCACAAAATTTGGAAATAATTTACTTTTAATATATTTTAACCTTTTTTTCATTTTGTCAACTGTAGAAATCACCACTAGAAATCCAATCAATCACCACTCGGCATGAATGGTGGACTATATCAGAAACAATGCAACAACGAAATCCCATCAATCACTGTTCAGCCAACAATGACTGAAAAAAGTATCAccgcaaaaaaagagagaaaaaaatggtagtttttttgtgatttattcCTATGCGCAACCAGCAAAGGAAAGTATATGCCGTGTAAAAACTAAAAAACTGATCTCTTCGTCTCAAAATGTGTCGTTGGTTTTTTCTTCTTGAAGGGCAAAATGCATCGTTGGTTTAGTATAGCTTTATACCAACTTTGCACTAATTAGTCATATTTATTTTGGGAAGGAGGAAGTATAAATCAGACGCATCAAAGAGTTAAACACGTCTCAATCAGCAGCTGCTAGCTGCCGTAGCTAGAAGCGAGATCTTGTTTCAGATGCAACCTCTGCCGCGGCAAAATCTCACGAagagaagtactccctccattccacaatatagTGCGTTCGCGCTTTTAGAGATATAAGTTTAaccgtaaatttaaccaacgagaccgactacagcgggagcaaaaattatatcaccgAATTCATATTCATTGGATTCATATCGAAAATACGAATTCAGTGGTATTTGCTCCCGCCGCAGTGGGTCGTTGGTTAAATTTACTGACAAACTTAAATCTCAAAAAGCGCGAAAAATGGAGGGAATAGTAAAACTTGTGTGCAGGGACGTGGCTGGAACGGCCAACGCCCCACTGAGTCGCCATTCATGAATCGGGGGAGAGGTTGGCCACTGTCCAGTGAGCGAGCCGAGCCCTCCTTCTGTATGCAAACACAGCACAGGTGGTCCTGGCTACCGGCTGGTTTCCAAGGATAATAAAAACTACCCCTACTCTCTCGCACTGCCTCCCTCCGGGCTACGTCCACCCGGCGCCTCTCCTCGTGTTtatttatacacacacgcacacacgccttTCTCGCTAGCCACCACTACTCAGAGGAAGGAAGATCAAACGACGAAGCAAAGCAAGCAAGCAACGAGCGAGCGTCGGCATCACGGGCATGGGGGAGCAGGGCACcagcggcggcgagggcggcggcaacGTGGTGGAGGCGCAGGCGCCGGCCAAGAAGGGCAACGGTCGCGCAGCCGACCCGCGCCTCCAGGGCATTTCCGACGCCATCCGCGTCGTCCCGCACTTCCCCAAGCCAGGTCCGTCCGTCCATCTCCGTGCGAAACCATTACTCCTGACTAACTATAACTCTCCTGTCTGATGTGCTCTGGTCTGGTCGGTCGTTGGTGCGGCGCGTGCAGGGATCATGTTCAACGACATCACGGCGCTGCTGCTGCGGCCGGGCGTGTTCAAGGACGCCGTGGACATGTTCGTGGAGCGCTACCGCGGCATGGGCATCGCGGCCGTCGCAGGTAAAATCATCACCCTTATCCGACCGATCGGCCCGCTGGCTAGTCAATCATACAGTGCAGGCAGGAGCCATGTGCAGTCCACGCGCGTGCGTGCACTCTGGTGCCGGCCCGTGCGTCTTTCTTTAATGCCGCTGAGAGCGCGCCGTTGGCTCGGTGCGCTGGTGCTGTGGAATATACCGCCGCCGGCCTGCTGCTAGCCGTGTCTTCGCGGCAGATAATTCCTGCCCCCTTTGTCTCCCCCGCTCCGCTCTGCCGTTGATCAGGTCATCACCACCACACCACATTACTGTAGTGTACTCGTAGGAGTAACTCTTATTTTCAGATAACAGAACAGTAGCTGCAGTACTACTAGGTACTAGCAACAGTATTGATACGCGCGCGCGCacgtacacacacacgcacacgtatGCGTCTTCCTCATCAGTTCACCGTCTGGTCTGGTCTGGTCCAGAGAGCATAGCAATAAAACCCAGGGGCCAATGCCGCCACGctgggaggaagaggaagaagagtcgtCCATGGATGGAGGCTAGCCAATTTAACCGGAATAGTCTCTGCAGCGCATGTGGGATGTGTCCTCGCGCTGTCGTCGCATGGTACTAGGACTACGATGGTCCCTGCAGCCGAACGAACGAACGTCCCGCCGGCCGGCCCCGTCGCGCCACTTGTACGGTCCGCGGTGATCGAGCAGGGCCAGTGGCATCGCCTGTACCTGTACGTGTTCAATGCCCGGGTCACAGGGGGAGTGCATGTAGCCGGCGGGCGATTGGGGGGAGATCGCGCCGGGACCGCCGGAATCCGGTGGGGGCGCGCGCGCGCGTCTTGGATCACCTGATCGGACGGCCGTGGCCGAGAGCTCACATGCGGTGTCGTCCCCTCCCCTCGGGCCGGCCGGTCCTCGCGTTCGCGCCTACCCTTGCTGGCCTGGCTCGGTACCTCTGCTAGTACGAGAGTACAGCGATCTGGTTAACTCCGCTGTCTGGTGCACCTGGCTTATGTCAGCACCTAATGCCATTGTGACGTTATTACGTGTACGTACCCTAGCCATGCTAAATACACGGCGAATGAATGATGACCCCCAGCTGTATGTATTTCGTGGCTATCCCTGCTGTATCTGTATATGCTTCTCTGACCTGTACGTGTATATTCATGGCTTGGCATCTTGGTGTTGCTGCTAGGTATTGAAGCGAGAGGGTTCATATTTGGCCCGGCGATCGCGCTGGCTATCGGAGCCAAATTCATACCGCTGCGCAAACCCGGCAAACTCCCAGGTACCCCGCACTTCCAGATCATTCTCA is a window of Triticum dicoccoides isolate Atlit2015 ecotype Zavitan chromosome 2B, WEW_v2.0, whole genome shotgun sequence DNA encoding:
- the LOC119364827 gene encoding adenine phosphoribosyltransferase 2-like gives rise to the protein MGEQGTSGGEGGGNVVEAQAPAKKGNGRAADPRLQGISDAIRVVPHFPKPGIMFNDITALLLRPGVFKDAVDMFVERYRGMGIAAVAGIEARGFIFGPAIALAIGAKFIPLRKPGKLPGEVISENYTLEYGTDCLEMHVGAVEPGDRVVVVDDLVATGGTLSAAIKLLERAAADVVECACLIGLPKFKDFYKLDGKPVYILVESRK